One region of Oryza sativa Japonica Group chromosome 5, ASM3414082v1 genomic DNA includes:
- the LOC4337520 gene encoding paired amphipathic helix protein Sin3-like 4 isoform X2 → MSALYNLLDGSSDNTKFEDDCRSIIGTQSYVLFTLDKLIYKVVKQLQAIASDEMDNKLLQLYIYEKSRSPGRFFDLVYHENARVLLHDESIYRFERRSNPTRLSIQLMEYGHEKPEVTAVSIDPNFSSYLYNEYLSSISNTKLYDDIFLGRNKRKRGGNDDSQASLKAIDAFMVTNGLECKISCKSSKVSYVLDTEDFLFHIRKRRVSSSGTIPEKADFVKAYAVKVQRFHRFLSRP, encoded by the exons ATGAGTGCACTGTATAACTTGCTTGATGGTTCTTCTGACAACACCAAATTTGAAGATGACTGCCGTTCAATCATCGGGACTCAGTCATATGTTCTTTTTACTCTAGATAAGCTGATATACAAAGTTGTAAAGCAG CTTCAAGCGATAGCTTCTGACGAAATGGATAACAAGCTGCTCCAACTTTACATATACGAAAAATCCAGGTCACCTGGGAGATTCTTTGATCTAGTTTATCATGAAAATGCGCGTGTACTTCTCCATGATGAGAGCATATATCGATTTGAACGG CGTTCAAATCCTACAAGATTATCAATTCAGCTAATGGAGTATGGGCATGAAAAACCTGAAGTAACTGCAGTGTCAATTGATCCAAATTTTTCGTCTTATCTATATAATGAGTATCTGTCAAGTATTTCTAATACTAAATTGTATGACGATATCTTCCTTGGGAG GAATAAACGGAAGCGTGGGGGAAACGATGACTCTCAAGCTTCTTTGAAGGCCATTGATGCTTTCATGGTTACTAATGGTCTTGAATGCAAGATATCCTGCAAATCCTCAAAG GTTTCCTATGTCCTTGATACTGAAGATTTCTTATTTCATATAAGAAAGAGGAGAGTTTCATCTAGTGGAACCATACCTGAAAAGGCGGATTTTGTGAAAGCTTATGCTGTAAAAGTACAGCGATTCCATAGATTTCTATCAAGGCCCTAG
- the LOC4337520 gene encoding paired amphipathic helix protein Sin3-like 4 isoform X1 — translation MKAAPTASQHLKRPNLARSDPSPMPAPAPAPAPSQQGQGPSQNQKLTTNDALLYLKAVKDKFQDKRDKYDEFLEVMRDFKSGRIDTAGVIIRVKTLFNGHHELILGFNAFLPKGFAIKLQDLEKKPVDFMEAINFVNKIKARFQQEDHVYKSFLGILNMYRLHNKSIQDVYGEVAALFRDYPDLLEEFKHFLPDTSTAPEPVTVPRGVSSRHDDRGPLMPSARNAQIIKRERAYPSTVDRDFSIDRPDPEDDPHRRRVDKGRDGKVDRSRKDYETDVKDVEYDSKDLDGGQRKRKLARKMDGALADTQQGGVSTSTSPYDDKDALKSAYTKEFRFCEKVKEKLEPEAYQEFLKCLHIYSQEIITRSELKNLVNDILQHYPDLMNGFNDFLEQCENIDAFLEGVFSKRKTSQIVKIVEKGSALNSKEGATHKATTFSSKDKYNLCKPISELDLSNCQRCTPSYRLLPKNYPMPPASCRTDLGASVLNDLWVSVTSGSEDYSFKHMRKNQYEESLFRCEDDRFELDMLLESVIVAIKRVEELIEKMQDNSIKPDSPIRIDEHLTPLNLRCIERLYGDHGLDVMDVLRKNASVALPVILTRLKQKQEEWSRCRSDFNKVWAEIYAKNYHKSLDHRSFYFKQQDTKNLSTKALLAAIKEVNEKKRKEDDMLLTIASGNRRPIVPNMSFEYVDPEIHEDLYQIIKYSCGEVCSSSDQVDKVMKIWATFLEPILGVHPRGHGVEDEKHNSRSTKAGPANVEINNASTNGTVTVKHAHSDEIVPKEQASCSRAILVGGVAADAQNSLQDAERTVCRDEERPKTMLDRRLQNTTPAVDVVPAVYAQNISTERSVESSHLSRPEQNHSRANMEVKPGINACSATPAGGEVVSEAKGGNEAIMGSGEIRIPGSFNSKDNKHCPINEYCGSHNHSKVEREEGELSPNGDVGENFGPFDGVSVDGVSKAKEDSTRRLLQGRPMDATEFAGENDVDADDEGEESAQMMEDSENASEAGEDASGSESGDGEECSREDHEDEDDMDQDDPDAKAESEGEAAENTEAQDADAGISLPFSERSHNAVKPLAKHVPRALNDHEEKFSCIFYGNDSFYVLFRLHQILYERILSAKTNSSSAEKKWKASKDTNLPDQYSKFMSALYNLLDGSSDNTKFEDDCRSIIGTQSYVLFTLDKLIYKVVKQLQAIASDEMDNKLLQLYIYEKSRSPGRFFDLVYHENARVLLHDESIYRFERRSNPTRLSIQLMEYGHEKPEVTAVSIDPNFSSYLYNEYLSSISNTKLYDDIFLGRNKRKRGGNDDSQASLKAIDAFMVTNGLECKISCKSSKVSYVLDTEDFLFHIRKRRVSSSGTIPEKADFVKAYAVKVQRFHRFLSRP, via the exons ATGAAGGCAGCGCCCACGGCGTCTCAGCACCTCAAGCGTCCTAACCTCGCCCGATCCGATCCGTC GCCCATgccggcgcccgcgcccgcgcccgccccCTCGCAGCAGGGGCAGGGGCCCTCCCAGAACCAGAAGCTCACCACCAATGACGCGCTTCTCTACCTCAAGGCCGTCAAGGATAAGTTCCAGGACAAGCGCGACAAGTACGATGAGTTCCTCGAGGTCATGCGCGATTTCAAGAGCGGCAG GATCGACACCGCTGGCGTCATCATCCGTGTCAAGACCCTCTTCAATGGCCACCACGAGCTCATCCTTGGCTTCAACGCCTTCTTGCCCAAGGGATTTGCCATCAAGCTCCAGGACCTGGAGAAGAAGCCTGTTGACTTCATGGAGGCCATCAATTTCGTCAACAAGATCAAG GCTCGCTTCCAGCAGGAGGACCACGTCTACAAGTCCTTCTTAGGCATCCTCAACATGTACCGCTTGCATAACAAGTCCATCCAAGATGTTTACGGGGAG GTTGCAGCGCTCTTCCGTGACTATCCCGATTTACTCGAGGAGTTCAAGCATTTCTTGCCTGATACGTCAACCGCTCCAGAACCGGTAACTGTTCCTAGAGGTGTTTCAAGCAGACACGACGACAGGGGCCCACTAATGCCCTCGGCAAGGAACGCGCAGATCATTAAG AGGGAGAGGGCTTATCCATCAACTGTCGATCGTGACTTCAGTATTGATCGCCCTGATCCTGAGGATGATCCCCACAGAAGGCGTGTTGACAAGGGAAGGGATGGTAAGGTTGATCGCAGTAGAAAAGATTATGAAACGGACGTGAAAGACGTTGAATATGACAGCAAAGATTTGGATGGAGGACAACGTAAGCGCAAACTAGCAAGGAAGATGGATGGTGCTCTTGCTGACACACAACAAGGTGGGGTTAGCACCTCTACTTCACCATACGACGATAAGGATGCATTGAAGA GTGCATACACAAAGGAGTTCCGTTTTTGTGAGAAAGTAAAGGAGAAGCTAGAGCCTGAAGCTTACCAGGAGTTTTTGAAATGCCTTCACATATACAGCCAGGAAATAATTACAAGGAGTGAATTGAAAAACTTG GTCAACGACATACTGCAGCACTATCCAGATCTTATGAATGGATTTAATGACTTCCTGGAACAGTGCGAAAATATAG ATGCCTTTCTGGAGGGAGTCTTCAGTAAAA ggaAAACATCACAAATAGTTAAAATAGTAGAAAAAGGATCTGCACTCAATTCTAAGGAAGGCGCTACCCACAAAGCTACTACATTCTCTAGCAAAGACAAGTATAACCTATGCAAGCCAATATCAGAACTTGACCTCTCAAATTGTCAGCGGTGTACTCCAAGTTACCGACTTCTGCCTAAAAAT TACCCAATGCCTCCTGCAAGTTGCAGAACTGACCTTGGAGCCTCAGTTCTCAATGATCTCTGGGTGTCTGTGACCTCAGGAAGTGAGGATTATTCGTTTAAGCACATGCGGAAGAATCAGTATGAAGAAAGCTTGTTTAGATGTGAAGATGACAG atttgagtTGGACATGCTGTTGGAATCTGTTATTGTGGCAATTAAGCGTGTTGAGGAGCTGATAGAAAAGATGCAGGACAACTCAATCAAACCAGACAGCCCTATACGCATAGACGAGCATTTGACTC CATTGAATCTGAGGTGTATTGAACGGTTATATGGTGACCATGGGCTTGATGTCATGGATGTTCTTCGCAAAAACGCTAGTGTTGCACTTCCAGTTATTTTAACTAGGCTTAAGCAAAAGCAAGAGGAATGGTCAAGGTGCCGGTCAGATTTTAATAAAGTTTGGGCTGAAATATACGCTAAGAATTATCACAAGTCCCTTGATCATCGCAGCTTCTATTTCAAACAACAGGACACAAagaatctgagtacaaaag CTCTATTAGCTGCAATCAAAGAAGTTAAtgagaagaaaaggaaggaggatGATATGCTTCTTACTATTGCTTCTGGGAATAGGCGGCCAATAGTTCCCAATATGTCATTTGAGTATGTAGACCCAGAAATTCATGAAGATCTTTATCAGATCATCAAGTACTCTTGTGGAGAAGTCTGCAGTTCTTCGGATCAAGTTGACAAAGTGATGAAAATCTGGGCTACATTTCTGGAGCCTATTTTGGGTGTTCATCCTCGAGGCCATGGTGTTGAAGATGAAAAACACAATAGCAGAAGCACAAAGGCTGGTCCTGCAAATGTTGAAATTAATAATGCATCAACAAACGGCACAGTTACTGTTAAGCATGCTCATAGTGATGAAATTGTTCCAAAGGAACAAGCTTCATGTTCTCGTGCTATATTGGTGGGTGGAGTTGCAGCAGATGCGCAAAATAGCTTGCAGGATGCTGAACGAACTGTTTGCAGGGATGAGGAAAGACCTAAAACTATGTTAGATAGAAGGCTGCAAAATACCACTCCTGCTGTTGATGTGGTTCCAGCGGTATATGCACAAAACATTTCCACTGAAAGATCAGTGGAGAGCAGTCACCTTTCTCGGCCTGAACAGAATCATAGTAGAGCAAATATGGAGGTTAAACCAG GTATAAACGCTTGCAGTGCTACTCCAGCTGGAGGTGAGGTTGTGTCTGAAGCTAAGGGTGGCAATGAAGCAATTATGGGG AGTGGAGAAATTAGGATTCCAGGGTCTTTCAACAGCAAGGACAACAAACACTGTCCAATTAATGAATATTGTGGATCCCATAATCATTCAAAGGTTgaaagagaagagggggaattATCTCCTAATGGGGATGTTGGGGAGAATTTTGGGCCTTTTGATGGTGTATCTGTAGATGGAGTTTCTAAAGCGAAGGAAGATTCTACTAGGAGACTCCTCCAGGGTAGACCTATGGATGCAACCGAGTTTGCTGGAGAGAATGATGTTGATGCAGATGATGAAGGTGAGGAAAGTGCCCAGATGATGGAGGACAGTGAAAATGCATCTGAAGCTGGTGAAGATGCCTCTGGTAGTGAATCTGGTGATGGTGAAGAGTGTTCTCGAGAAGATCATGAGGATGAAGATGATATGGATCAGGATGATCCTGATGCAAAGGCTGAAAGTGAGGGTGAGGCAGCGGAAAACACTGAGGCACAAGATGCCGATGCAGGAATATCACTTCCATTCTCAGAACGCTCACACAATGCAGTTAAACCGCTTGCTAAGCATGTTCCTAGAGCTTTAAATGATCATGAAGAGAAGTTCTCTTGTATATTTTATGGAAATGACTCGTTTTATGTTTTGTTCAGGCTACACCag ATCCTATATGAAAGAATACTGTCAGCTAAGACTAACTCCTCCTCAGCTGAAAAGAAATGGAAAGCTTCTAAGGATACGAACTTGCCAGACCAATATTCAAA GTTTATGAGTGCACTGTATAACTTGCTTGATGGTTCTTCTGACAACACCAAATTTGAAGATGACTGCCGTTCAATCATCGGGACTCAGTCATATGTTCTTTTTACTCTAGATAAGCTGATATACAAAGTTGTAAAGCAG CTTCAAGCGATAGCTTCTGACGAAATGGATAACAAGCTGCTCCAACTTTACATATACGAAAAATCCAGGTCACCTGGGAGATTCTTTGATCTAGTTTATCATGAAAATGCGCGTGTACTTCTCCATGATGAGAGCATATATCGATTTGAACGG CGTTCAAATCCTACAAGATTATCAATTCAGCTAATGGAGTATGGGCATGAAAAACCTGAAGTAACTGCAGTGTCAATTGATCCAAATTTTTCGTCTTATCTATATAATGAGTATCTGTCAAGTATTTCTAATACTAAATTGTATGACGATATCTTCCTTGGGAG GAATAAACGGAAGCGTGGGGGAAACGATGACTCTCAAGCTTCTTTGAAGGCCATTGATGCTTTCATGGTTACTAATGGTCTTGAATGCAAGATATCCTGCAAATCCTCAAAG GTTTCCTATGTCCTTGATACTGAAGATTTCTTATTTCATATAAGAAAGAGGAGAGTTTCATCTAGTGGAACCATACCTGAAAAGGCGGATTTTGTGAAAGCTTATGCTGTAAAAGTACAGCGATTCCATAGATTTCTATCAAGGCCCTAG
- the LOC9269814 gene encoding uncharacterized protein isoform X1 → MAEIETISSLADADDVLENRGINQVEGINQVQFRLDEQISLVAATEVKVRTRPGRLGFRLLNPELMDCKFQTKVKLDEAYERMFTECMIECDQELVPLEAHIAELKRLLLLPNNEIEDIGPDIMQRGRGLQQVLYLHPPFPLYPEYEYHPPPQPQIPYQPAYATAKERENARSRDRRAQRAWWHANLTLLETKKKILEGKRIDLERGLRSEMRKALESQSDLGAGYTNYHFRHR, encoded by the exons ATGGCTGAAATCGAAACTATCTCcagcctcgccgacgccgacgatgtCCTGGAAAACAGGGGGATCAATCAGGTTGAAGGGATCAATCAGGTTCAATTTCGTCTAGACGAGCAGATATCCCTCGTAGCTGCAACAGAAGTCAAGGTGAGGACCCGTCCTGGAAGGCTCGGATTCAGGTTGTTAAATCCTGAACTCATGGATTGCAAGTTCCAAACAAAGGTCAAGCTGGACGAGGCCTACGAGCGGATGTTCACAGAGTGTATGATTGAGTGTGACCAAGAGCTCGTCCCTCTCGAGGCCCACATCGCCGAGCTGAAGAGACTGTTGCTGCTGCCCAACAACGAGATTGAAGATATCGGACCCGATATTATGCAGAGGGGTCGAGGATTGCAGCAGGTGCTGTATCTGCATCCACCG TTTCCTTTGTATCCTGAGTACGAGTATCATCCTCCTCCGCAACCGCAAATACCGTACCAACCAGCATATGCCACTGctaaagaaagagagaatgCAAGATCTCGAGACCGCCGTGCTCAGAGAGCGTGGTGGCATGCCAACCTTACTCTTCTGGAGACTAAGAAAAAGATCTTGGAAGGGAAAAGAATAGACCTGGAGAGAGGGCTGAGGTCTGAAATGAGGAAAGCTTTGGAGAGTCAATCTGACCTGGGGGCCGGTTATACCAACTACCATTTTCGCCATAGATAG
- the LOC9269814 gene encoding uncharacterized protein isoform X2, with translation MAEIETISSLADADDVLENRGINQVEGINQVQFRLDEQISLVAATEVKVKLDEAYERMFTECMIECDQELVPLEAHIAELKRLLLLPNNEIEDIGPDIMQRGRGLQQVLYLHPPFPLYPEYEYHPPPQPQIPYQPAYATAKERENARSRDRRAQRAWWHANLTLLETKKKILEGKRIDLERGLRSEMRKALESQSDLGAGYTNYHFRHR, from the exons ATGGCTGAAATCGAAACTATCTCcagcctcgccgacgccgacgatgtCCTGGAAAACAGGGGGATCAATCAGGTTGAAGGGATCAATCAGGTTCAATTTCGTCTAGACGAGCAGATATCCCTCGTAGCTGCAACAGAAGTCAAG GTCAAGCTGGACGAGGCCTACGAGCGGATGTTCACAGAGTGTATGATTGAGTGTGACCAAGAGCTCGTCCCTCTCGAGGCCCACATCGCCGAGCTGAAGAGACTGTTGCTGCTGCCCAACAACGAGATTGAAGATATCGGACCCGATATTATGCAGAGGGGTCGAGGATTGCAGCAGGTGCTGTATCTGCATCCACCG TTTCCTTTGTATCCTGAGTACGAGTATCATCCTCCTCCGCAACCGCAAATACCGTACCAACCAGCATATGCCACTGctaaagaaagagagaatgCAAGATCTCGAGACCGCCGTGCTCAGAGAGCGTGGTGGCATGCCAACCTTACTCTTCTGGAGACTAAGAAAAAGATCTTGGAAGGGAAAAGAATAGACCTGGAGAGAGGGCTGAGGTCTGAAATGAGGAAAGCTTTGGAGAGTCAATCTGACCTGGGGGCCGGTTATACCAACTACCATTTTCGCCATAGATAG